A genomic stretch from Setaria italica strain Yugu1 chromosome VII, Setaria_italica_v2.0, whole genome shotgun sequence includes:
- the LOC101775331 gene encoding uncharacterized protein LOC101775331 isoform X3, producing the protein MADIAGIIYTSRAIDFGGIQRIIAYPANHHERSALLALYNALSLRGDLTVPQEAEHQVPLQSLVSRLQRKYRRSHLGLGGGDVITRIEMNNCITALSRAINVSVDFTKSDGITSNTVNLEVFEHLKVSLHHGRIVDHENEVVANAIGVGPHEVFRAADPDAPIQIINEDQEVVNLPEVVEFLQGTGLTDFGLQQLIESAQDEQVFVLFWNRSFHTMIKHDGNLYALHNYMDNISTNIVWREFNLQGEGQFFTSNFVLVSAAVLQAEAVVEAAEGGVPPQMLPGPDQSGSSSPLKAHQCNRRSCQHVYLSEVNLNRHKQIHSKDPKVTIIGFNKDEIGKFWDKLNNKDACIITSIMDMRIQDIHGDLLCELIEQTAPEDIFYGIANKLKDTLAGKEKISSSELFALLDEGSERTAFSTDIRHLPKKVLSCEMGVLALKETSNVIACWCFFLEKRLIDDWSNYMDAESTKFANLLLDGDKDSRFHICPNPGCELRFFSQVNYNRHMQTHIEDPNGKDFVEKRTQIGEYFDKLITSDSAGPVLSLDQVNIKSFKWKTVKKLLKKEQNPLVAGKLLDAINTKKTTADELFAALDKASEGTLFTNDVLSCEDSKIFKECIPTPINATAAVSYFLEKNLIERWFKSNATNKIDLLGQTAGQQHKQRL; encoded by the exons ATGGCGGACATCGCGGGCATCATCTACACATCCAGGGCAATAGATTTTGGTGGGATTCAAAGGATTATCGCATACCCCGCCAATCACCATGAGCGTTCCGCTCTCCTGGCGTTGT ATAATGCTCTGAGCTTGAGGGGTGATCTCACTGTTCCCCAAGAGGCTGAGCATCAAGTTCCCCTTCAATCCCTTGTGTCGCGTTTGCAAAGAAAATACCGCCGCTCACACTTG GGCCTTGGTGGTGGTGACGTGATAACCAGAATTGAAATGAATAATTGCATAACAGCATTGTCACGGGCGATTAATGTTTCTGTTGATTTCACAAA ATCTGATGGTATCACAAGCAATACTGTAAATCTTGAGGTATTTGAACATCTGAAAGTCAGTTTACATCATGGCAGGATTGTTGATCATGAG aatgaagtaGTTGCCAATGCTATTGGAGTAGGACCTCATGAAGTTTTCAGGGCAGCAGATCCTGATGCACCTATTCAGATTATTAATGAAG ATCAAGAAGTAGTGAATTTGCCGGAAGTAGTGGAGTTCTTGCAGGGCACAGGTTTAACCGATTTCGG GTTACAACAATTGATTGAATCTGCCCAGGATGAGCAAGTGTTTGTTCTATTCTGGAATAGATCATTTCATACAATGATTAAG CACGATGGCAATTTGTATGCTCTACACAACTATATGGATAACATATCTACAAACATTGTATGGAGAGAGTTCAAT TTACAAGGTGAAGGGCAATTCTTTACCAGCAATTTTGTGCTAGTTTCTGCTGCTGTGCTACAAGCTGAAGCTGTTGTAGAAGCTGCTGAAGGAGGAGTGCCTCCGCAAATGTTGCCAGGCCCTGACCAGTCAGGGTCAAGTTCACCTCTCAAAGCCCACCAATGCAATAGGCGAAGTTGTCAGCATGTCTATTTGTCTGAAGTGAACTTGAATCGCCATAAGCAAATTCATTCTAAAGATCCAAAAGTTACAATT ATTGGATTCAATAAAGATGAAATTGGTAAATTCTGGGATAAG TTGAATAATAAGGATGCTTGCATTATTACTTCGATTATGGACATGAGAATTCAG GATATCCATGGTGATCTACTCTGCGAGCTTATTGAGCAGACTGCTCCAGAAGACATATTCTATGGCATAGCAAATAAATTGAAG GATACCCTTGCTGGTAAGGAAAAAATATCATCGAGTGAGCTTTTTGCTCTTCTTGATGAAGGCAGTGAGAGAACTGCCTTCTCAACTGATATTCGCCATTTGCCCAAGAAGGTGCTATCTTGTGAGATGGGTGTTCTTGCTTTAAAAGAAACCAGCAATGTCATTGCTTGCTGGTGTTTCTTTCTTGAAAAAAGATTG ATTGATGATTGGTCTAATTATATGGATGCTGAATCCACAAAATTCGCTAACCTTCTTTTGGATGGTGATAAAGACTCAAGATTTCACATATGCCCCAATCCAGGTTGTGAGTTAAGATTCTTCTCACAAGTAAATTACAATAGACATATGCAAACTCATATAGAAGATCCAAATGGGAAG GATTTTGTTGAGAAAAGGACTCAAATTGGTGAATATTTCGATAAG CTTATTACATCTGATTCGGCTGGACCTGTGTTGTCACTTGATCAAGTGAACATCAAG TCATTCAAGTGGAAGACTGTTAAAAAGTTATTGAAGAAGGAGCAAAATCCTTTGGTTGCTGGAAAGCTGTTG GATGCCATCAatacaaagaaaacaacagcaGATGAACTATTTGCAGCGCTAGATAAAGCCAGTGAGGGAACATTGTTTACCAATGATGTACTTAGTTGTGAAGACAGCAAAATCTTTAAGGAGTGCATACCTACACCAATAAATGCTACTGCAGCTGTTAGTTATTTCTTGGAAAAAAACTTG ATTGAGAGATGGTTTAAATCCAATGCTACCAATAAAATTGATTTGCTAGGGCAAACTGCGGGCCAACAGCATAAGCAAAG ACTATGA